A window of Schistocerca gregaria isolate iqSchGreg1 unplaced genomic scaffold, iqSchGreg1.2 ptg000659l, whole genome shotgun sequence contains these coding sequences:
- the LOC126318216 gene encoding katanin p60 ATPase-containing subunit A-like 1, translating into MHHLTVVETELVTERRVLRELLEKLEAARYYEAAGDRDLSIKYYMETRIDILEVLRHFECDSKLLDALRVLMYIVENETLMHHLDRFRSMQLTSIINDKMNMHAIRASLEAASRNNSAAALFKATKAEHKNSQNLKQASRYKLPRVPSPSDNEHDLSDQAPSVGPGRQAVGPSGAEAKAQSRGLMGRVASKATAASASARGVGSSQRGGGVQGGGEVNPRTRRVVAPSSRAEAAALPKELNLQKKKVSSAATHAGCSEGAGLCSVNKSAPSECADEEANRVEEAGDVESKEASKPDREYVPQNAEDNELVKMIKSHILDRHPNVHWNEIAGLEGPKKLIEEAVVLPRLIPDYFRGIRRPWKGILMFGPPGTGKTLLAKAMSTECETTFFNVTATTIASKWHGVSERLVKLLFEMARFYAPSTIFIDEIDSLCSKRTNREHEVSRKIKSELLVQMDGLNSASPEEASRVMVLGATNFPWDLDDAIIRRLEKRIYIPLPDKVGRREILRINLKGVKMAADVDLEALAARFEGYSGADITNVCRDACLMGMRRRICGLTTEEIKSLSAEDMDIPVTQSDFKESLKKINSSVNAKADIVRYEAWMSGFGST; encoded by the exons ATGCACCATTTGACGGTAGTTGAGACAGAACTTGTCACTGAGCGAAGGGTGCTACGCGAGCTTTTAGAAAAGCTGGAAGCAGCGAGGTATTATGAAGCCGCAGGTGATCGTGATTTATCTATCAAGTACTATATGGAAACCCGGATTGACATACTTGAAGT ATTGCGGCATTTTGAATGTGATAGCAAGCTCCTCGACGCGCTGCGTGTGCTTATGTACATAGTGGAGAATGAGACCCTTATGCATCATCTTGACAGATTTCGTTCGATGCAGCTTACATCAATAATCAATGACAAAATGAACATGCATGCGATACGGGCTAGCTTAGAGGCTGCGTCGAGAAACAATTCAGCCGCTGCACTTTTTAAAGCAACAAAAGCGGAACACAAAAACAGCCAAAATTTAAAACAAGCGAGTCGCTACAAATTGCCGAGAGTTCCGAGTCCGTCGGATAACGAGCACGACTTGTCGGATCAGGCCCCATCCGTCGGGCCGGGGCGACAGGCGGTGGGTCCGAGTGGAGCGGAGGCGAAGGCGCAAAGTCGTGGTTTGATGGGCCGAGTGGCTTCGAAGGCGACTGCGGCGTCCGCGTCCGCTAGGGGAGTGGGTTCGAGTCAGAGGGGGGGAGGCGTTCAAGGTGGCGGTGAGGTGAATCCCAGGACTCGGCGCGTCGTCGCGCCTTCGAGTCGAGCAGAAGCGGCCGCTTTGCCTAAGGAgttaaatttgcaaaaaaaaaaagtgtcgtcTGCTGCGACACACGCGGGTTGCTCGGAGGGCGCGGGGTTGTGTTCGGTGAACAAGAGCGCGCCGAGCGAGTGCGCCGACGAGGAGGCGAATCGAGTGGAGGAGGCCGGCGACGTCGAATCGAAAGAAGCGAGTAAGCCGGACAGAGAGTACGTTCCTCAAAACGCAGAGGACAACGAGTTGGTCAAGATGATCAAGAGCCACATTCTGGACAGACATCCAAACGTGCATTGGAATGAGATTGCTGGATTGGAGGGTCCAAAAAAGCTGATAGAGGAGGCGGTAGTGTTGCCGAGGCTCATTCCCGATTACTTTCGCGGAATTCGTCGACCTTGGAAAGGAATTTTAATGTTCGGTCCACCAGGTACCGGGAAAACCTTGCTCGCGAAGGCGATGTCGACCGAGTGTGAGACAACGTTTTTCAACGTGACGGCGACAACTATAGCTAGTAAATGGCACGGCGTCAGCGAGAGGCTCGTCAAGCTGCTGTTCGAGATGGCAAGGTTTTATGCGCCCAGCACTATTTTTATTGACGAGATAGACTCATTGTGCAGCAAGAGAACGAATAGAGAGCATGAGGTGAGCAGGAAGATCAAGTCGGAGCTTTTGGTTCAGATGGACGGCTTGAATTCCGCATCACCAGAAGAGGCCAGTCGGGTGATGGTCCTCGGTGCCACGAATTTCCCTTGGGACTTGGACGACGCGATCATTCGCCGTCTGGAAAAGCGTATTTACATTCCCCTGCCGGACAAGGTTGGGAGGCGCGAAATCTTGCGAATCAACCTGAAGGGGGTGAAGATGGCGGCGGACGTCGACCTCGAGGCGCTCGCGGCCAGGTTCGAGGGGTACTCTGGGGCGGACATTACCAACGTGTGTCGAGACGCCTGTTTGATGGGCATGAGGAGAAGGATTTGCGGGTTGACGACAGAAGAAATCAAGAGTCTCAGCGCCGAGGACATGGACATACCGGTCAC